A genomic stretch from Aedes albopictus strain Foshan chromosome 2, AalbF5, whole genome shotgun sequence includes:
- the LOC109400654 gene encoding vacuolar protein sorting-associated protein 26B-like, with product MNFLRFGQSADIDIMFDGAEHRQHADIKTEDGKKEKYLLYYDGETVSGKVNITLKKPGSKLEHQGIKVELIGQIELYYDRGNHHDFLSLVRELARPGDLIQNTSYPFEFANVEKPYEVYVGSNVRLRYFLRVTIVRRLSDIIREVDIAVHTLSSYPDTNSPIKMEVGIEDCLHIEFEYNKSKYHLRDVIVGKIYFLLVRIKIKHMEIAIIKREQTGSGPNIFTENEIIAKYEIMDGSPVKGESIPIRVFLAGYDLTLTMREINKKFSVRYFLNLVLIDTEDRRYFKQQEITLWRKADKTRKSLTPSQAAAVAAAHGQQGANAVGGQLAPQASATNPHIPHHLVGQTPVMKEPLLEDLNTRKPEDNNPIMGLFTEDNSQSDLRPKPAARQRSDEPTGNGDDSSARKPSELPQADPTDEDTLPQSQQHLHREAGDGAASISHTTDEETSSLFDANDLSFNANSNPPAVPAQAPAVPSTTATAPATTTTNDDSSSSPIANVALAESMLDVSESSPTTATAVPVPAAKPEAAPRESKQKQLEEPLAE from the exons AACTTCCTCCGGTTCGGCCAGTCGGCGGACATTGATATCATGTTCGACGGCGCCGAGCATCGACAGCACGCCGAcatcaaaaccgaagacggcAAAAAGGAAAAGTATCTCCTGTACTACGATGGCGAAACCGTCAGCGGAAAGGTTAACATTACACTGAAGAAACCGGGCAGCAAACTGGAACACCAGGGCATCAAAGTGGAATTGATTG GACAAATTGAACTATACTACGACCGCGGCAATCACCATGACTTTCTCAGCTTGGTGCGGGAGTTGGCCCGCCCGGGGGATCTCATTCAGAACACATCGTACCCGTTCGAGTTTGCGAACGTGGAGAAGCCCTACGAAGTATACGTCGGATCGAACGTACGCTTAAG ATACTTCCTACGAGTGACGATCGTACGCCGTCTGAGTGACATCATCCGCGAGGTGGACATTGCCGTGCACACACTGTCCAGCTACCCCGACACCAACAGCCCTATTAAGATGGAGGTCGGTATCGAGGACTGCCTGCACATAGAGTTCGAATACAACAAGAGCAA ATATCATCTACGCGACGTCATTGTTGGTAAAATTTATTTCCTCTTGGTGCGCATCAAGATCAAACACATGGAGATCGCCATCATCAAACGGGAACAGACTGGATCGG GTCCCAACATATTCACGGAGAACGAAATCATCGCCAAGTACGAAATCATGGACGGATCGCCGGTCAAGGGCGAAAGCATACCGATTCGGGTGTTCCTGGCCGGGTACGATCTGACGCTGACGATGCGAGAAATCAACAAGAAGTTCTCGGTACGCTATTTCCTGAACTTGGTCCTGATCGACACCGAAGACCGGCGGTACTTCAAGCAGCAAGaaatcacgctgtggcgcaaGGCGGACAAAACGCGAAAGTCTCTCACGCCATCGCAAGCGGCCGCGGTAGCCGCTGCCCATGGGCAGCAGGGGGCAAATGCCGTCGGGGGACAGCTGGCGCCACAGGCCAGTGCCACCAATCCACACATACCGCACCATTTGGTGGGCCAGACGCCGGTCATGAAGGAGCCACTGCTGGAGGATCTGAACACCAGGAAGCCGGAGGACAACAATCCCATTATGGGACTGTTCACCGAGGATAACTCGCAGTCAG ATTTACGACCAAAACCGGCCGCCCGGCAGCGATCAGACGAGCCCACCGGCAACGGTGACGACAGCAGCGCGAGGAAACCGAGTGAGCTTCCGCAGGCGGACCCAACCGACGAGGACACTCTGCCCCAGTCGCAGCAGCATTTGCACCGGGAAGCCGGCGACGGGGCAGCTTCGATTTCACACACCACGGACGAGGAGACCTCGTCGCTGTTCGACGCCAACGATTTGAGCTTCAACGCCAACAGTAATCCTCCGGCCGTACCGGCACAGGCTCCGGCTGTCCCCAGCACGACCGCGACGGCACCGGCGACGACCACGACAAATGACGACAGCTCCTCGAGTCCGATTGCGAACGTTGCGCTCGCCGAGTCTATGCTGGACGTGTCCGAGTCGAGTCCAACGACGGCAACGGCCGTACCAGTGCCAGCGGCCAAACCGGAAGCCGCTCCTCGTGAATCGAAACAGAAACAACTGGAAGAACCGTTGGCGGAATAA